gggctgtgggaggacaGGAGGGGGGCCAGTTCTGGGGCCTTCCCAGGGGTCACAGTGCGGGTAAGGAGGGGTTCCCAAAGGTTTTGGGTAGAGAGGAGGAGTCCTGGTTTTGAGGTGACCACAGAGGGTCAGCGTGGGGTGGGGTGAGAGAAGGGGCTGCAATTCTGTAATGTTCCTGGGAGGACTGGGGGAGATTGGAGGGCCCAGGGCGAGGAAAGGTCCCAGATCTGTGAGGGCAGGGTGGTGGAGAGGCTGCCCCTGGTCCTGTGGTGTGCCCTGTGAGGgtgcagctggggcagccaggagggcaaGGCAGTCCCAGCGGAGCTGCAGCCCCCGGCTCGGAGGGCAGGGTGGGGTTGGGGGTTGCAGGAGCAGTTTCCCTGCACGAGGGACCCTCACCAAGCCAGTCACCAGAGGTCCGTGGCACTGATGTCCTGGCTGGCTGCCCCACAGATGGCTTCGGCAGCATGAGTATGTGGAGAAGCTCAACATGCACGGCATCCTGAGCGCCTCAGCgggccaggagcagctcctcaccGAGCTGCTGGTCACCCATGCCAAGGTGAGCCTCCCTGGGTGCAGGAGTGATCCCCCTGCTGGGCCATCAGCCTCCAGCTGGGCTTGTCCCGTGGGCAGTGTGCAATTTTGGAATAAAATGCCAAATGGTCTGTTGTGTCTCTGGAAAAGATGTTTCACTGGTGGTGTGccagtttgttttttaatgaaattaaaggTCAAGCTGTGGTATTTCTACTTGCTGATGTCTGGTTTCTCTCTTGGAGGTTGTTTTGGTCTCCTTGATGCACTGGTCCCTCCAGTTGCAGATCTCTGCCCTATGCCTGGGGGGTCCCAGTCCCAGGCTGTGAGGTTGCCTGGACCTGCCCAGCTCCTTGGGGTCACCTTCcccctgtgcagccccaggagctctgcccTGTTGTGAGAAGCTGCTCGCTTCTGAGCTGGAAGAACAGCGTGTGCCCCAAACCACCCTCCTCCCTGGGTGACTCCAGTGACCATTAGCAACAAACTGGTTtccactgcagcactgctctgaaAGGCTTCACTTCCCCATCCTTCCCTGTCCAGATTCCTGTTCTCATTGGGGAGCTGATCTCTGTGGAGATCTGGAAGCACAAGATCTTCCCCGTGCTGTGCCGCCTGGAGGACTTCAAGCCAAGAAGCACCTTCCCCATCTACGTGGTGGTGAGTAGAGGGGGGGTGGGAATGAGCCTGCAAATGAGTCAGgcttgaaaataaatgtcaCCTGAAGGTCTCAGAGCTGAGGGTTTGCATCTCACCAGGCTGAGGTGAGCAGTGGGACACAGTGGGAAGTTTTGGGTTTCCCAAACCCATACAGGCCCATGCCCTTGCccccaggaggggacagggactcGGTCCCAGGGAAGCTTGGCTTTGTGGAGAGCTGTCCCCTCTCTAATCCCACACAGGGgcttgcaggagctgctgggtggAGCAAAAGCCattcctggagctgtggctcccagtgctgccctgctcccaggcagtGATACCCCTGGGGTGTTTTCCCCCCTCTGAGCACTATTTTCCTCTAGCCAGAGGCTCTCCACTGTAATATGCCTCTGGGCTAACAAAAATGTAGCTTTTTCTTACTGAGCTCCTGGAACCAGTGGTCTCTTGGGCCATTCTTGGCAAGGGAATGATCTCCAGATCTGGGCTTCCTTGCTGAGGGATGTAGCCCTTGACCTAAGGGAAATCTGCCTGAAGCTTGGAAGTTTTAACCCATTTTCAGTGCAGACAAACACCTTGCAGGGGCAGGGTGGTGAGCAGCCAATTGCCTCGGGCTGCTATCCCACAGTTCCCAGGCTCGGacagggctggctgccccagcccagggcctgggagaagcacagccctgcagagcactgTCCCAGCTCAGGCACTGGCTCTGTTCTGTGCCACAGCCTGCAGCTTCCCGAGGGCAGTGGTtgtcctgcccctgcagcacaggcagagcctgAAGAGCCCTGCCTGCTGGGAAGTGTGGCTCTCCATTGGCACGTTGGAGTGTCACGGGCATGTCAGCATAAATACTAACATGAACTGCATGAACTGGAGTTGTTTTGAAGGTTGCATcacttgtatttttctgtttagcCACAACTACATAAGCAGCTTCTCAGaaaagctcttttccctgtcccagtgcccatgtccccagtgctgctccaccCTTACCTCACTTTGCCATTCTCCTTCCACAGCTGTACCATGAAGCCTCCATCATCAACCTCCTGGAGACAGTGTTCTTTCACAAGGTGAGAGCCAGGTTCAGCTTTCCTCAAGTGGAGAGCCCCTGGGGGAGGAAGGCTGTGGGAGCTGACCCTGTGTGGAACCCTTGTTGCTGTGAAGGAGATCTGTGAGTCGGCAGAGGACAGCATTCTGGATTTGATTGATTACTGCCACCGCAAGCTGACGCTGCTGGCAGCTCGGAGCACCAAGGCACAAGCAGTGACCTCAGCAGAGCTTCGTGCTGAGCCTCTGGCCAGCCCCTCGTCCATGCAGGTGAGGAGAAAGCCCTGCAGTTCCCTGGGGACATGTGTGGTGAGCAATATGGGCAGCCTGCAGAGGCACAGGGAGGCCTTTTCATGGCTTGCAGCCCTGGCACCTCCTGCCCACCTCAGAGGGTGCCCGATGCTTCTGTGTGCCTGTGGCTGCATCCACCCCCTCCACTCTGCAGCCTGGCTTCTGCCCTGCCTGGTGCTAGTGCCAGCCTGAGGCTTCCTGCAGGActtgctcagagctctggggtGGGACACGCTGCAGAGTTGATGGGCAAAATACTCAGTAGAGGGGTTTGACCATTTGCTGTTGCTCTTGGAAGCTGTGTGGATATCTCTTCCTGAAGTTTGGGAAGCCACCCTGGGTCAGGCTGCCACTATAGCCGGCCAGGGTTAACCATGAGAGAGTTCCAACAATCAGGAATTGTCCTCATGTGCTTCCCCCAGCTTCCTTTATGCTCTGAGAAACCTCCTCTGAGCTGGTCCAGGCCAGCAGCGATCCCTGAGCTTTCCCAGTCAGGTATTCCAggctgacacacacacaccttcccagagcaggagctgtctCTGCCTCTGGTGCCTCTCAGCACCTGGAAGTGCATGTCAGGAGGAGTATCTGGAAGAGCAGGGTTAAAGGGAGAGCCTGAACCTTCCCTTGCCTCCATCCTTTGGCTTGTTGCCCGAGCACATACTTCTCTttcagaaaagggaaggaagtgGAGGGATCTGGAGCACAATAGGGATGTTTTCCAGGAAATGCTTtcccagctggggaggggaagggggtgTCTCTGTTACTGCTTTGACACGAACATGAAAACCCAGACCTTTTCTAGCCAATAGGGTTCTCAAAAGCACTCATCTTCCAGAGAGCCTGGCTTCCTCTGATTCATTCCAGCCTCTCCTGAGCCTGTGTACAATAACCCCTGTGAAAAAGCTGTTCCTGCCATCTCCTGTGTTGTGGAGCCTGCTGTCCTTTGGAACTGTGTATGATGGTAACCCCGTTCTGTTGTCCCCTCGAAGCACAGGCCAAAGATAGTCCCTGTCTCAAGGAAGCAGAGATGAGGTCTGGATACCAGGAGGAGCTGTAGGACAAACCTCACTAGGGCAGTTTGGagagggaggaggcagggaagAGCTCACAAAACTCTCTTAGTAACGTGTGGGGCACCAGTAcagggagcacagagctgcttaCCACAGAAATCTGGACGGCAACTGCTGCAATGGCTCTTCGGAGAAATACAAGAAGCTGAGGTCAGAGCTCTGCACACCAAGTGTGAGCTGCatctggggctggagaggggctgtgccTGAGCCAGGGATGAGGACTCTCAGAATGGCCCTCCCCTGGTCTCAAAGAGCCGAGTCAGAGGAGGGTCAGGCTGGTGTAGGATGAGGGGGTGTCCATGCtgtctgggaagggaaggagccTGGGTTAGAGCTTGGCACGGCTGTGGGCTGGGATAACCACAGGCAGATATTCTAGCCGGCTGTTCCAAgctggagggaagaggcagATGCAGGAGGGGTGGACACAGGACTGCAGCTGCACCAGGGCCAAGtttctccctcctcttccttctcctctggtTCCTCTGCTGATCATGCAGCTCCCCCCTCCTTCAACCCTCACAGGTCTCTGCAGGGCCATGGAAGGGAGAGAGGCAAAATTTGGGACCAACCTCTTTTAGGGGGTGTTCTTGTGCAGGAGCACTGCAGCCAGTAGCCACCCACGAGCTGttagggacagggacatcaggAAAGAGCAACTGTGGACTGCAAGCACTTCTGTGGCTGCGCTGGCAaacaggcagtgctggcacagctgagaCAAGAAACTGTTTTTCAGTGCCCTGTTTTCCTACCCAGACTGTGGTTACCAATGCAGTCAGCAGCCTGCCTCTCTGTACTCTTGGGAAATGGGGCCTGAAATCCCAAGGCTGATCCTGTCCCTccacaggagctgcagaagcagGCAGAGGTGATGGAGTTTGAGATTTCCCTGAAGGCCCTGTCCGTGCTGCGGTTCATCACTGACCAGGTGGACAGGTaggtgcccaggagcagcagaggatgTGCCCAGCTCTCCAGATGGGATTCCTGTGGGGTCACAGGGGGTGCCTGGACCCCTTTCAGCAGCTGGCTGTGTCCACAGTGACAGTGGCACTGTGCTCGGGGAAGCAAACACAGAAGCAGTTCACCCTGCTCCACGGTACTCCTGGGAACTCAGATCATTGTTTCTTTCCTGCCTCTCCCAGTTGCCTCAGGGAGCATTTGTAGGTACAAATTCTGGCATTAATCTGTAAGTGCTGTTTCTCCCTTTCTGTCATATCTCCAGTCTGCCCCTGAGTGCCCTGACACGAATGCTGAACACCCACAACCTGCCCTGCCTCTTTGTGGAGCTGGTGGAGCAttgcccctggagctgctgggaagcaggTATGGATCATGCCCCATGGTCTCTGGGACACCGTGGTGCCGTGCTGGGATGTACATCCACTGAGGGATCTGCTGTAGGAGCCCTTGCAGAGCTGTTCCCCCTCTGGCCTCccctccagctcctcagagctccctgcctggagctgtTCAGCTcgagagcagctgcagcacagctgggctggggacccGGCAGTGCTCCCAAAAGCTGATCCTCACTCAGGGCTGGGTCTCTTCTGAGTGATCACAGCCAGCGCTGGAGTGTAGCACCTCGGCCAGCCCCACATGCTCCTCTGAGGAGTCTTCTGGACACAGAAAGACCAGAGTGCCTGTCCCAGCTTCTCTGCACCATTTGGGGCAGGGCTCACTGGAGCCAGACACGCTGTCTCCCAGGCAGCAAACGTTGCCCTGATTCTGCTGCTGGTCCCTGAGCTTCACTCTTCCAAAGGCCCCTGATCAGGCTGTGCCCATTGGCAATCATCCCCCacctctgcagccaggcacgCCGCTCACAGCCCCCCAGCCTCCCCCTGCCTTCCCTATGGtggggctcagcctgggaagtgtgctgccccagccctgctcggGGGTCACAGCGGGGGCAGGCCAGGAAGAGCAGCCCAGCTGGATGCGGGagctttcctccttcctccagcCGAAGCAcatcccttctccctgcctgcGTGCTCAGGCTGTGAGAGGGAGCTTTGATCCAGGGTCCTGAGGGAGGGACTGGAAAGAGAGGAGCACAAAGGCATTTCCAGGCTGTGCAGATGCAGGGGCAcatcctgctccatcccctaGAGCCACACAGGAGCTGTTGGAGCTTGTTTTGTCATATCTGTTATAGTCATGGTGCTTCTGGCTCTGCCTGGCAGAGGAAACTCGAGAGGAGTGGCCATGCTGGTACTCCAAAATGGGTCTCTCCACTCACACTGTTGTTGCAGCAtgcactgccctgctgcccaccagTGCTCTACACTCTTGGCCAAGTACAGAGGGAGATGTCTCAGGGATCTTTTGTTCCTGCCAAAGCAATATTGGTTCatataatacatatatacaatatatacaGTAAAATATGTGTAATTGGTTTAtataaatatgtgtattttctgcttttcatgttCTCTAATATTTTGCCTCAGTACCAAGTAGGCTGCTCTGTGGAGCAAAGGGTGGTGAAACTGAGGCAGGCAGAAGCAGAGGGTGAGGTGAGGCGGTGAGCACAGGCCAGCATCCCCCTTCTGGCCTGTCttcctccaggcagcactgTGTCTCCCTGGTTCTTCTGTCCCTCAGGCAAGCTCAAGAAGTTCGAGAATGGCACGTGGCACGTGGTGCCCCCTGAGGACCAGGTGAAGATAACGAAACTCGATGGGCAGGTGTGGCTTGCCCTCCTCAACCTCCTGCTCAGTCCCGAGTGCCAGCGTAAATACCGCTTCGATGGCTTCAACAAGAGCCAGCTCCTCAAGGTAGGACCCTGCAGCACGAAAGCCCTGGGTCCTTGCTAGCACTGGGTACCTCCAGGTATCTGTCCTCACCCTCACTGTGGGCTCCAAGGAGCCAGTGGTGGGAGAACAGCAGGtctgtcactgcagcagcagcagcaaagcttgTGTTTGTGAGTGCATCTCATGAGGCCCCCACTGTTCTCTCTGCCACTGCCCCTCAAATCCCTGCTGCATCCCCAGCTCTGACTCCCTTGTCCTGACCCCTCTCCATTCACTTTTCTCCCCCCCTCCATGGCCACAGCTCCGTGCATTCCTGACAGATGTCCTCATTGACCAGCTGCCCAACCTGGTGGAGATGCAGAGATTTCTGAGTTACCTCGCAGTGACAGACCCTGCTCCCCCCAAAAAGGATCTCATCCTGGAGCAGGTATCCTGTGGCTTTTTCTTCACCTCTACAGCTGCTCTGGTTTAAGCCTGATGGCTCCCtaccctttttttcttccaccaaGCTCAGCTCTGGAGTGATAATGCCCTGGAAAAACAGCCAAGTACCCATTTCAGTTACACCCTTATTGCCAGCAAAGCTGCCTGTGGCTGACGTGAGAgccttgtcctgccctgcagTGGCCAAGCATAAAAGCATAAATGCTGGGTTATAAACAGCTCTCCAGGTCACACTGAGCCCCTGGGATGGCAGCTGCATGGGGCAGACATAGGTACTGGCTTGTTTTGTCGATTAACTCTTCATTT
The Taeniopygia guttata chromosome 12, bTaeGut7.mat, whole genome shotgun sequence DNA segment above includes these coding regions:
- the ZMYND10 gene encoding zinc finger MYND domain-containing protein 10 isoform X1; this translates as MAAAPLPPAEAEALVRALQGSELRDIGGQRWLRQHEYVEKLNMHGILSASAGQEQLLTELLVTHAKIPVLIGELISVEIWKHKIFPVLCRLEDFKPRSTFPIYVVLYHEASIINLLETVFFHKEICESAEDSILDLIDYCHRKLTLLAARSTKAQAVTSAELRAEPLASPSSMQELQKQAEVMEFEISLKALSVLRFITDQVDSLPLSALTRMLNTHNLPCLFVELVEHCPWSCWEAGKLKKFENGTWHVVPPEDQVKITKLDGQVWLALLNLLLSPECQRKYRFDGFNKSQLLKLRAFLTDVLIDQLPNLVEMQRFLSYLAVTDPAPPKKDLILEQVPVIWDHILKKNSGKWEAIAKHQVKHAFSPTEEELKLQARRWAQTYSLDMMEALAPDKPRCRVCGVEATKRCSRCRNEWYCTRACQVQHWQKHKPACNLMAAVPGSVDGL
- the ZMYND10 gene encoding zinc finger MYND domain-containing protein 10 isoform X2, which codes for MAAAPLPPAEAEALVRALQGSELRDIGGQRWLRQHEYVEKLNMHGILSASAGQEQLLTELLVTHAKIPVLIGELISVEIWKHKIFPVLCRLEDFKPRSTFPIYVVLYHEASIINLLETVFFHKEICESAEDSILDLIDYCHRKLTLLAARSTKAQAVTSAELRAEPLASPSSMQELQKQAEVMEFEISLKALSVLRFITDQVDSLPLSALTRMLNTHNLPCLFVELVEHCPWSCWEAGKLKKFENGTWHVVPPEDQVKITKLDGQVWLALLNLLLSPECQRKYRFDGFNKSQLLKLRAFLTDVLIDQLPNLVEMQRFLSYLAVTDPAPPKKDLILEQVPVIWDHILKKNSGKWEAIAKHQVKHAFSPTEEELKLQARRWAQTYSLDMMEALAPDKPRCRVCGVEATKRCSRCRNEWYCTRRKAPMTPWVQVTSWDVAAGTVAVN
- the ZMYND10 gene encoding zinc finger MYND domain-containing protein 10 isoform X3, whose protein sequence is MAAAPLPPAEAEALVRALQGSELRDIGGQRWLRQHEYVEKLNMHGILSASAGQEQLLTELLVTHAKIPVLIGELISVEIWKHKIFPVLCRLEDFKPRSTFPIYVVLYHEASIINLLETVFFHKEICESAEDSILDLIDYCHRKLTLLAARSTKAQAVTSAELRAEPLASPSSMQELQKQAEVMEFEISLKALSVLRFITDQVDSLPLSALTRMLNTHNLPCLFVELVEHCPWSCWEAGKLKKFENGTWHVVPPEDQVKITKLDGQVWLALLNLLLSPECQRKYRFDGFNKSQLLKLRAFLTDVLIDQLPNLVEMQRFLSYLAVTDPAPPKKDLILEQVPVIWDHILKKNSGKWEAIAKHQVKHAFSPTEEELKLQARRWAQTYSLDMMEALAPDKPRCRVCGVEATKRCSRCRNEWYCTRKAPMTPWVQVTSWDVAAGTVAVN
- the ZMYND10 gene encoding zinc finger MYND domain-containing protein 10 isoform X4, translating into MAAAPLPPAEAEALVRALQGSELRDIGGQRWLRQHEYVEKLNMHGILSASAGQEQLLTELLVTHAKIPVLIGELISVEIWKHKIFPVLCRLEDFKPRSTFPIYVVLYHEASIINLLETVFFHKEICESAEDSILDLIDYCHRKLTLLAARSTKAQAVTSAELRAEPLASPSSMQELQKQAEVMEFEISLKALSVLRFITDQVDSLPLSALTRMLNTHNLPCLFVELVEHCPWSCWEAGKLKKFENGTWHVVPPEDQVKITKLDGQVWLALLNLLLSPECQRKYRFDGFNKSQLLKLRAFLTDVLIDQLPNLVEMQRFLSYLAVTDPAPPKKDLILEQVPVIWDHILKKNSGKWEAIAKHQVKHAFSPTEEELKLQARRWAQTYSLDMMEALAPDKPRCRVCGVEATKRCSRCRNEWYCTRNSSDRLGFSW
- the ZMYND10 gene encoding zinc finger MYND domain-containing protein 10 isoform X5, which encodes MAAAPLPPAEAEALVRALQGSELRDIGGQRWLRQHEYVEKLNMHGILSASAGQEQLLTELLVTHAKIPVLIGELISVEIWKHKIFPVLCRLEDFKPRSTFPIYVVLYHEASIINLLETVFFHKEICESAEDSILDLIDYCHRKLTLLAARSTKAQAVTSAELRAEPLASPSSMQELQKQAEVMEFEISLKALSVLRFITDQVDSLPLSALTRMLNTHNLPCLFVELVEHCPWSCWEAGKLKKFENGTWHVVPPEDQVKITKLDGQVWLALLNLLLSPECQRKYRFDGFNKSQLLKVPVIWDHILKKNSGKWEAIAKHQVKHAFSPTEEELKLQARRWAQTYSLDMMEALAPDKPRCRVCGVEATKRCSRCRNEWYCTRACQVQHWQKHKPACNLMAAVPGSVDGL